The proteins below are encoded in one region of candidate division KSB1 bacterium:
- the lspA gene encoding signal peptidase II yields MASLPKFYLIVLILFTSMGFDQVSKNIAKSSLENSPPMSYLGETFRLQYAENTGSFLSLGSGLSKTTRFLLFTFLSGGLLIALFFYTIKSRDLQRKHIFALSLILGGGASNMIDRIVNDGKVIDFMNMGIGSLRTGIFNMADVLIMVGIAFILLFNFQSHNEKRSPSEDTESTQSKSAS; encoded by the coding sequence ATGGCAAGTCTCCCAAAATTCTACTTAATCGTCCTAATCCTCTTCACCAGCATGGGTTTCGATCAAGTCAGCAAGAACATCGCTAAAAGCTCACTTGAAAATTCGCCCCCAATGTCTTATTTGGGCGAAACTTTCCGGCTGCAATATGCAGAAAATACCGGGTCATTTTTGAGTTTAGGATCGGGTTTGTCTAAAACCACTCGCTTCCTTCTTTTTACTTTTCTAAGCGGCGGGCTGCTAATTGCCCTCTTTTTCTACACAATCAAAAGCCGCGATTTGCAACGCAAGCATATTTTTGCACTTTCTTTGATTCTAGGCGGCGGTGCCAGCAACATGATTGACCGCATTGTCAACGACGGCAAAGTAATCGATTTTATGAATATGGGAATCGGCAGCTTGCGTACCGGCATTTTTAACATGGCTGATGTTTTAATTATGGTTGGCATTGCCTTCATTCTTCTTTTCAATTTTCAGTCTCATAATGAAAAAAGATCCCCATCCGAGGACACCGAATCTACTCAATCCAAATCCGCTTCATAA